The sequence below is a genomic window from bacterium.
CGGCCTTGGTCGGCTGGTCCGGCCGGATGTTCAACCCGCCGTCGGTGACCCAGATGAGCCGGTCGTGACCGGGCACCTCCAGGCAGGCGATGTGCGACAGGAGCTCGCCGGAGCGGAGCCCCTTCTGTTTGTCGAGGACGGCCCTGAGGGTGACGCCGGTTGGTACGCTGCCCTTCATGAGCATCCCGGCCTCGCCCGAGCGGACGGCTTCCACGGCGGCGGCGGCCGTCTCCGCGTCGCCGGTCACGTCGCGCACCTCGAAGGGGGAGAGGTCCACCTCCGCTTTGCGGGCCGCGGCTTCGATCTCCCCCGCGGGGCCGAAGAGGAGGGCGTCCACCAGCCCGGCTCCGTGCGCCTGTGACACCGCCTGGAGCGTGTGGGGGTGCGCCGCTCCGGCCACGGCCAGCCGGCGGCGGGCCGCCCCCTTCACCCGGTCGTGGATTTCCGCGAAACTTTTGAGCATCGAGGGCCTCCGCAGTGGTTAAGGTTCCTCGCCCAACTGGCGCAGCTTGGTGCGCGGGCCGGCGTAGTCCGGGTTCAACTCCAGCGCCTTCCGGTAGGCCTCCACCGCCTCGGCGGTGCGACCCAGGGCCGCGAGGGCGTCGCCCATGAAGTTCCAGGCCGGGGCGAAATCCGGATTCATCTCCACCGCCCGCCGGTACTCGATCAGGGCCCCGGCGTAGTCGCCGGTCTGGTATCGGCAGTCGCCCAGGTAAACCCGGGCCTCGACGAAGGCGGGGTCGAGCTCGAGGGCGCGCTCGTAGGACCGCGACGCCTCCGCGTAATCCCCCCGGGCGAAGGAACGGTCCCCGGCCAGAAGCTCCTCCACCGCCTCGGGGTCCCCCGAGGAGAAGGTGCCCGAGGAGTTGGACAGGAGGGCCAGCGCCCCTTGGGCCACCTCGCGGGCCACGGGCTGGAGGGGGTCCATCTCGAGGGCGGTGTGGGCCGCCGAAAGCGCCGCCTCGACCCGCCCGAGCTTGAGCTCGACGGCGGCGATCCAGGCCCAGGGCTCGGCCGCCGCCGGGTTCACCTCCACCGCCCGCTTCATCGCCTCCCGCGCCCGGTCCAGGTCGCCCGTGGCGAAGGCCAGGCGCCCCACCGCGAGCTGGTAGGCGTAACTGCCGCTGCGCAGCCGCTCGGGGTAGGAGTCGGTGAGGTGGGCCAGGCGCGAGGAAACCTCCGCGGCGCTCCCACCGCCCTCCAGGGCGTAGATGAGCTCCCAGCACCCGCGGTCCAGCTCGGCGGTCAGGGCCCGGTCGCTCTTGACCAGCGGCGGCACCTCGCGGATTTCCAGGGCGCCGTGAGCCGCGGTGATGACGATCAGAAGGATGGGCAGGAATCGCGTCATGGCTCGGGTTCGTTGTCCTCCAGCAGGCTCCGGGCGTTGCCGGCGACCAGGCGGCGCAGCTCTTCGGGGGCCTCGACGCGGACCTCCCCCGGAAAACCGGCCAGCCACCGGGCCAGCTCGGCGAGGTTCGCGCTTCGTAGGGTCAGCCGCAGGGAGCCGTCGGGCTGGAAGGCCATCCGCTGGCTGGGGTGCCACTCGCGCTCGGCCACCAGGTGGGCCGCCCGGCCGCGGAACAGGAGCTGCACCCGGTACCCCGGCGAGTCCATCCGGAAGCCGAAGGCGTCGGCCAGGGCGTCGGCGAAGCTGAAATCGGCCGGCACCGAGTAGTGTTCGGACAGCTCGCGGAACCCCTTCAGCCGCGCCAGGGGTACCGCCGTCCGCTCGTCGGAGTCCGTATCCCGCCCCAGGATGTACCAGGCGCCGTCCAGGTTGCAGATGCGGAAAATCTCGAAGGAGAAGCGTCGCCAGTTCTCGCCGGCGCCGGGGACGAAGAGGTCGGCCTGGATTCTCCTTCTGGAGCGCAGGGCCGCCCCGGCGGCCTCGACGATGCGCGGGTCCACCCGCCAGACGCGGCGCGCGGCATAATCGAACGCGCCCACCTCGCTCTCGATGACCGCGAGCTCCCGCGAGTCCACCAGGTCCTTCAGGCGCTCGGCGAGACCGGCGAAGGCGGCGCCCCGGGGCTGACCGGGGGACTGGGCGGCCAGCTTCCCCGCCAAAAGGACCCCGGCCACCTCGGCGCGGCGCAGGAAGTTGGCCGGCAGCACGTACACCGCATCGGTGTACCGGTAACCGCCCCCGTAGTCGTCGCGGCGGGCGAAGGCCAGCGGCGCGTTGAGCTGGTCGCGCAGGTAGG
It includes:
- a CDS encoding bifunctional enoyl-CoA hydratase/phosphate acetyltransferase, translating into MLKSFAEIHDRVKGAARRRLAVAGAAHPHTLQAVSQAHGAGLVDALLFGPAGEIEAAARKAEVDLSPFEVRDVTGDAETAAAAVEAVRSGEAGMLMKGSVPTGVTLRAVLDKQKGLRSGELLSHIACLEVPGHDRLIWVTDGGLNIRPDQPTKAEILANAVNALHRLGYERPNVAVLAAVEEVNPDMPETLDAAALAQMGERGQFGACEVDGPLALDLAVNAEAARIKGVESPVAGKADILLVPDIHVGNIFAKGLIYLGGAKVGGMVAGATAPVVLLSRADTTETKLNSIALCTAAAG
- a CDS encoding tetratricopeptide repeat protein, which gives rise to MTRFLPILLIVITAAHGALEIREVPPLVKSDRALTAELDRGCWELIYALEGGGSAAEVSSRLAHLTDSYPERLRSGSYAYQLAVGRLAFATGDLDRAREAMKRAVEVNPAAAEPWAWIAAVELKLGRVEAALSAAHTALEMDPLQPVAREVAQGALALLSNSSGTFSSGDPEAVEELLAGDRSFARGDYAEASRSYERALELDPAFVEARVYLGDCRYQTGDYAGALIEYRRAVEMNPDFAPAWNFMGDALAALGRTAEAVEAYRKALELNPDYAGPRTKLRQLGEEP
- a CDS encoding WYL domain-containing transcriptional regulator; translation: MPPRPLNKTALRRLLEIDRLVRSGSDPTTEGLAERFEVTERTIYRDLAYLRDQLNAPLAFARRDDYGGGYRYTDAVYVLPANFLRRAEVAGVLLAGKLAAQSPGQPRGAAFAGLAERLKDLVDSRELAVIESEVGAFDYAARRVWRVDPRIVEAAGAALRSRRRIQADLFVPGAGENWRRFSFEIFRICNLDGAWYILGRDTDSDERTAVPLARLKGFRELSEHYSVPADFSFADALADAFGFRMDSPGYRVQLLFRGRAAHLVAEREWHPSQRMAFQPDGSLRLTLRSANLAELARWLAGFPGEVRVEAPEELRRLVAGNARSLLEDNEPEP